The Castanea sativa cultivar Marrone di Chiusa Pesio chromosome 11, ASM4071231v1 genome contains a region encoding:
- the LOC142617423 gene encoding uncharacterized protein LOC142617423 isoform X2, whose amino-acid sequence MSGFSFGSTVSSTTTTSSQSTSSPFSFSNQPNTTASASASSFGSSASPFGSSTSPFGSSPSPFSSTTTTTAANPISSAPPASLGFGSSTPPFSFPFNSASTPPAASTTSSSPFLTAATAATTTSPLFGTTPSATTTPSAASSLFGFSTTAAATTTTTTPSAASSLFGSSTTAAAATTTTTSPLFGSTPSLSPFATSLSTTSSTSSPFLSASSNLFAGSSSSSSASTTAPSFSFAPNSTASSSALSFSTASAFSKPTPSPSAATTTSSSSSSTTPFSFLTPSSAPSFSTTSAAKPSSAAAPLFSTITTTTASTPAASTTTTTTTTSQPSFSVPSFGFTPSSASTAPSISVPASSAAASSSSSSTSSSFTGFGVSSAAGTTASLGTTGFNFSKLSTPASSSQAQSTTTAPVFSVPSTSAAATTSSSSTTATQPSSSLIVASSSGTTSSVSTAVVTAPKLPSEITGKTVEEIIKEWNAELQERTGKFRKQANAIAEWDRRILQNRDVLLRLEIEVAKVVETQSNLERQLELVETHQQEVDKALQSMEEEAERIYKDERGMLLDDEAASTRDAMYEQSEFIERELEQMTEQIKSIIQTLNANQGGELEAADGMTPLDVVVRILNNQLSSLMWIDEKAEEFSSRIQKIASQGSAADRELMGPKFWKS is encoded by the exons ATGTCGGGTTTCTCATTCGGATCCACCGtttcctccaccaccaccacctcctcaCAATCCACCTCTTCACCCTTCTCTTTCTCAAACCAACCCAACACCACCGCCAGCGCCTCCGCCTCCTCATTCGGATCCTCCGCCTCCCCATTCGGATCCTCCACCTCCCCATTCGGATCCTCCCCTTCCCccttctcctccaccaccacaaccaccgcCGCAAACCCTATCTCCTCCGCCCCACCCGCCTCTCTCGGATTCGGATCCTCCACCCCTCCCTTCTCTTTCCCCTTCAATTCCGCCTCCACTCCCCCCGCCGCATCCACCACCTCATCCTCCCCATTCCTAACCGCCGCAACTGCCGCAACCACCACTTCACCTCTCTTCGGAACGACGCCGTCGGCAACCACAACTCCTTCCGCCGCTTCATCTCTCTTCGGATTTTCAACCACCgccgccgccaccaccaccaccacaactcCTTCCGCCGCTTCATCTCTCTTCGGATCTTCAACCACGGCCGCggccgccaccaccaccaccacttccCCCCTGTTTGGATCAACTCCATCTCTATCCCCGTTCGCCACATCGCTATCCACAACGAGTTCAACCTCATCCCCATTCCTCTCCGCCTCTTCAAATCTCTTCGccggttcttcttcttcttcttcagcttCAACAACCGCTCCTTCGTTCTCGTTCGCTCCAAACTCAACCGCATCTTCCTCCGCACTCTCATTCTCAACCgcttcagctttttcaaaaCCAACTCCATCTCCATCGGCAGCAACAAcaacttcatcatcatcatcatctacaACGCCCTTCTCATTCCTAACACCTTCCTCCGCCCCCTCGTTTTCCACCACATCCGCAGCAAAACCTAGCTCCGCGGCAGCGCCATTGTTTTCGACGATCACGACCACGACTGCTTCGACTCCGGCTGcttctactactactactactactactacatcACAGCCTTCGTTTTCTGTGCCTTCGTTTGGTTTTACTCCGTCTTCGGCTTCAACAGCTCCTTCAATATCTGTACCGGCCAGCTCCgcggctgcttcttcttcttcgagcTCTACTTCGAGTTCTTTTACAGGTTTTGGTGTTAGCAGTGCCGCGGGCACGACTGCTTCGTTGGGGACTACTGGTTTTAACTTCAGCAAGCTGTCGACACCTGCTTCGTCCTCGCAAGCTCAATCCACCACTACTGCACCTGTTTTCA GTGTCCCTTCAACTTCTGCAGCTGCAACAACTTCCAGTTCCAGTACTACTGCAACTCAGCCATCATCATCTCTTATTGTGGCATCCAGTAGTGG TACAACTTCAAGTGTGAGCACTGCAGTAGTGACTGCACCAAAATTACCATCTGAGATCACAGGGAAGACTGTTGAAGAG atCATTAAGGAGTGGAATGCTGAACTACAAGAGCGTACTGGAAAGTTCCGAAAGCAGGCTAATGCGATAGCTGAGTGGGATCGAAGAATTTTGCAGAATCGTGATGTTCTTCTTAGGCTTGAG attgAAGTGGCAAAAGTTGTTGAGACCCAATCTAACTTAGAGCGGCAACTGGAGTTGGTCGAGACTCATCAACAAGAG gTTGACAAGGCTTTGCAAAGTATGGAAGAAGAAGCTGAGCGTATTTACAAGGATGAGCGTGGAATGCTTCTTGACGATGAAGCTGCATCCACAAGAGATGCAAT GTATGAACAGTCTGAATTTATAGAGAGAGAATTAGAGCAGATGACAGAACAGATCAAATCAATTATTCAGACCCTAAATGCCAACCAG GGAGGAGAACTTGAGGCAGCTGATGGGATGACACCTTTAGATGTAGTTGTCCGGATTTTAAACAATCAACTAAGTTCTTTAATGTGGATTGATGAGAAG
- the LOC142617423 gene encoding uncharacterized protein LOC142617423 isoform X1 encodes MSGFSFGSTVSSTTTTSSQSTSSPFSFSNQPNTTASASASSFGSSASPFGSSTSPFGSSPSPFSSTTTTTAANPISSAPPASLGFGSSTPPFSFPFNSASTPPAASTTSSSPFLTAATAATTTSPLFGTTPSATTTPSAASSLFGFSTTAAATTTTTTPSAASSLFGSSTTAAAATTTTTSPLFGSTPSLSPFATSLSTTSSTSSPFLSASSNLFAGSSSSSSASTTAPSFSFAPNSTASSSALSFSTASAFSKPTPSPSAATTTSSSSSSTTPFSFLTPSSAPSFSTTSAAKPSSAAAPLFSTITTTTASTPAASTTTTTTTTSQPSFSVPSFGFTPSSASTAPSISVPASSAAASSSSSSTSSSFTGFGVSSAAGTTASLGTTGFNFSKLSTPASSSQAQSTTTAPVFRCPFFSGESCVACSAKLFKNCVGDRGDGVEGEQLGDGMVKKPMLPNAVIVEEAKEEVVSRVEKDHDEIMEVVETKVAGLQEGLESLEALAMDSVPGNVVSFPAIASSAVSSMSQMAKATVVTPEILKAELPVIGNEGVMLLGKEVKGGHKEALSPVEMEAKNDLDTSASKAFKVDEASDSGLGMQTSPLSSLCIETDSHVCSPHKGPIIKSILYKYGDKPSPLSSLCVEVDKHVLSPHNGPIIKSILYKYGDITMGSLFRSMDAKLAFLELMADAVYRLSNLTLDTVSTHEIQLIEAKVADVLAAGFNVKWLKQRVDEVIASTKYQEYCMELDELDKQIEATKKSLVDMEQQRVVLAREVIAIKAQNEQNGILGCTLAEGLL; translated from the exons ATGTCGGGTTTCTCATTCGGATCCACCGtttcctccaccaccaccacctcctcaCAATCCACCTCTTCACCCTTCTCTTTCTCAAACCAACCCAACACCACCGCCAGCGCCTCCGCCTCCTCATTCGGATCCTCCGCCTCCCCATTCGGATCCTCCACCTCCCCATTCGGATCCTCCCCTTCCCccttctcctccaccaccacaaccaccgcCGCAAACCCTATCTCCTCCGCCCCACCCGCCTCTCTCGGATTCGGATCCTCCACCCCTCCCTTCTCTTTCCCCTTCAATTCCGCCTCCACTCCCCCCGCCGCATCCACCACCTCATCCTCCCCATTCCTAACCGCCGCAACTGCCGCAACCACCACTTCACCTCTCTTCGGAACGACGCCGTCGGCAACCACAACTCCTTCCGCCGCTTCATCTCTCTTCGGATTTTCAACCACCgccgccgccaccaccaccaccacaactcCTTCCGCCGCTTCATCTCTCTTCGGATCTTCAACCACGGCCGCggccgccaccaccaccaccacttccCCCCTGTTTGGATCAACTCCATCTCTATCCCCGTTCGCCACATCGCTATCCACAACGAGTTCAACCTCATCCCCATTCCTCTCCGCCTCTTCAAATCTCTTCGccggttcttcttcttcttcttcagcttCAACAACCGCTCCTTCGTTCTCGTTCGCTCCAAACTCAACCGCATCTTCCTCCGCACTCTCATTCTCAACCgcttcagctttttcaaaaCCAACTCCATCTCCATCGGCAGCAACAAcaacttcatcatcatcatcatctacaACGCCCTTCTCATTCCTAACACCTTCCTCCGCCCCCTCGTTTTCCACCACATCCGCAGCAAAACCTAGCTCCGCGGCAGCGCCATTGTTTTCGACGATCACGACCACGACTGCTTCGACTCCGGCTGcttctactactactactactactactacatcACAGCCTTCGTTTTCTGTGCCTTCGTTTGGTTTTACTCCGTCTTCGGCTTCAACAGCTCCTTCAATATCTGTACCGGCCAGCTCCgcggctgcttcttcttcttcgagcTCTACTTCGAGTTCTTTTACAGGTTTTGGTGTTAGCAGTGCCGCGGGCACGACTGCTTCGTTGGGGACTACTGGTTTTAACTTCAGCAAGCTGTCGACACCTGCTTCGTCCTCGCAAGCTCAATCCACCACTACTGCACCTGTTTTCA GATGCCCTTTTTTTTCGGGTGAAAGTTGTGTTGCATGTTCTGCTAAGCTATTCAAGAATTGTGTGGGTGATAGAGGGGATGGGGTTGAGGGTGAGCAGCTGGGAGATGGGATGGTGAAGAAGCCAATGCTTCCAAATGCTGTTATTGTAGAGGAGGCCAAGGAAGAGGTGGTCTCAAGAGTGGAGAAGGATCATGATGAGATAATGGAGGTTGTGGAGACGAAAGTGGCAGGTCTGCAAGAGGGCTTAGAGTCTTTGGAAGCATTAGCTATGGATTCTGTTCCAGGCAATGTGGTTTCCTTTCCAGCAATTGCATCTTCTGCCGTGTCATCAATGTCACAGATGGCAAAGGCTACTGTGGTCACCCCAGAAATTTTAAAAGCAGAATTGCCTGTTATAGGCAATGAAGGGGTGATGTTGCTGGGTAAGGAGGTTAAAGGAGGCCATAAGGAGGCACTCAGTCCTGTGGAGATGGAGGCTAAGAATGATTTGGATACTTCAGCTTCTAAGGCTTTCAAGGTAGATGAAGCAAGTGATAGTGGACTTGGGATGCAGACTTCTCCTTTATCATCTCTATGTATAGAAACGGATAGCCATGTCTGCTCTCCTCATAAAGGCCCAATCATCAAAAGTATTTTGTACAAATATGGTGACAAACCTTCCCCTTTATCATCTCTATGTGTAGAAGTGGATAAGCATGTCCTCTCTCCTCATAACGGCCCAATCATCAAAAGTATTTTGTACAAATATGGTGACATAACCATGGGGAGCTTGTTCAGGAGTATGGATGCCAAGTTGGCTTTTCTTGAATTGATGGCTGATGCTGTGTATCGACTTTCCAACCTTACCTTGGACACAGTTAGTACACATGAAATTCAACTCATAGAGGCAAAGGTAGCTGATGTGCTTGCTGCCGGGTTCAACGTGAAATGGTTAAAGCAAAGGGTGGATGAAGTTATTGCCTCTACTAAATACCAGGAATATTGTATGGAGTTGGATGAGTTGGACAAACAAATAGAGGCTACAAAGAAATCTTTGGTGGATATGGAGCAGCAACGTGTGGTTTTGGCAAGGGAGGTTATTGCCATCAAAGCTCAAAATGAACAAAATGGCATTTTGGGGTGTACCCTTGCTGAAGGGCTACTGTGA
- the LOC142617569 gene encoding cysteine protease XCP1-like yields MAFYSCSKISFLALFSVSLFACCARAHDFSIVGYSPEHLTCIDKIIELFESWVSKHGKTYRSIEEKLHRFEIFKDNLKHIDERNKEISSYWLGLNEFADLSHEEFKNKYLGLKPALPETRGSSRGFSYRDVVDLPKSVDWRKKGAVTPVKNQGSCGSCWAFSTVAAVEGINQIVTGNLTSLSEQQLIDCDRTFNNGCNGGLMDYAFQFIVSNGGLHKEEDYPYLMEEGSCEEQKEEMEVVKISGYQDVPQNDEESLLKALAHQPLSVAIEASGQDFQFYSGGIFNGHCGTELDHGVTAVGYGSLKGSDYIIVKNSWGPKWGEKGYIRMKRNTGKPEGLCGINKMASYPTKKN; encoded by the exons ATGGCTTTCTATTCATGTTCTAAGATCTCCTTTCTGGCCTTATTTTCTGTGTCTCTCTTTGCATGTTGTGCTCGAGCTCATGATTTTTCGATTGTGGGTTATTCACCGGAACACTTGACTTGCATAGATAAAATCATAGAGCTGTTTGAATCATGGGTGTCAAAACATGGAAAAACTTACAGGAGCATTGAAGAGAAGTTGCATAGGTTTGAGATATTCAAAGACAACTTGAAACACATTGATGAGAGGAACAAAGAGATTAGTAGCTACTGGCTTGGGTTGAATGAGTTTGCAGACTTAAGCCATGAGGAGTTTAAGAATAAGTATCTAGGATTGAAACCTGCTTTGCCCGAAACAAGAGGGTCATCTAGAGGTTTCAGTTATAGAGATGTGGTGGATCTGCCCAAGTCTGTGGATTGGAGAAAGAAAGGAGCTGTAACTCCAGTCAAGAACCAAGGTTCATGTG GTAGTTGTTGGGCATTTTCAACTGTAGCAGCTGTCGAGGGCATCAACCAGATAGTCACTGGAAATTTAACTTCATTGTCCGAGCAACAGCTAATTGATTGTGATAGAACTTTCAATAATGGCTGCAATGGGGGTTTGATGGATTATGCATTCCAATTCATTGTCTCCAATGGTGGATTGCATAAGGAGGAAGACTATCCATATTTAATGGAGGAAGGAAGTTGTGAAGAGCAGAAG GAAGAAATGGAGGTAGTGAAAATTAGTGGTTATCAAGATGTGCCACAAAATGATGAAGAAAGTCTTTTGAAGGCACTTGCTCATCAGCCTCTCAGTGTAGCTATCGAGGCCTCTGGTCAAGATTTCCAATTTTATAGCGGG GGAATATTCAATGGGCATTGTGGGACTGAGCTAGATCATGGAGTAACAGCTGTTGGATATGGTTCATTGAAGGGGTCAGATTACATCATCGTGAAGAATTCATGGGGACCTAAATGGGGGGAGAAAGGGTACATAAGGATGAAGAGAAACACTGGAAAACCAGAGGGGCTTTGTGGTATCAACAAAATGGCTTCATATCCTACCAAAAAGAATTGA